The Cucumis sativus cultivar 9930 unplaced genomic scaffold, Cucumber_9930_V3 scaffold117, whole genome shotgun sequence genome segment CCCTCCTCCTTACCTCTCCACAGATAAGCCCTCAAGATCTTATCAACGTCTCTGTGGACTTTCATAGGAAGCATGAACACACTAGCCCAATAAACCTGAAGGCTCCTAAGGACTGAGCGAACAAGCTAAAGTCTACCTACAAAAGATAACACTCTAGCAGACCAAGACCGAATATGACTGGTAATACGCTGAATAAGGGGATCACAATCAGAGCTCCGCAATCTTCCAGAGAGGAgaggaagcccaagataacgaACAGGGAGATGACCAATGGAAAAATCCATGTTAGCAGCAAGCCAAGAAGCTTTCGAACTATTAACCCCCACAAGAAAATTTGAGCTTTTAGCAAGATTAGCAAAAAGTCCTGAAAGCTCAACCAAACCTCTTAATAGTCTCTTTTATGAAACTAATAGAATGATTATCAGCAGTACAAAAGATCATCAGGTCATCTACAAAAGTAAGATGAGTTAATCTGACCTTCTCACAAAACtggtggaattgaaaattctaaGGTGGGCTGTTCAACATGCGAGAAAGCACCTCCATGACCATCACAAATAAGAACGGGGATAAAGGGTCACCTTGTCTAAGTCCTTTCCTCCCATGGAAAAAACCTTCCAACgatccattaatcataatggagaacatcgGAGAGGTCACATACGCTCAAACCCAACTCACAAATCTTAAAGGCGTACCTATGGCAATCAGCAAGCCAAAGAGGAAATCCCaattaacaaaatcataaGCTTTTTGGAGGTCAACCTTCATAGTGCATCGAGGTTTACCTCTGTGCAAATGGTATGCCCCTACAAGCTCCTGataaagaagaatattgtaaataatacTCCTCCCAGGGATGAAAGCTGGCTGATTTCCACTAACAAGAGAAGGAAGCCACACACGAAGCCTATCTgccaatattcttgaaatgcACTTATAAATAACGCTGCAACAAGATATAGGGCTGAAATCCTCAAATCGATCAGCATAATTCCATTTAGGAATAAGTGTAATAGCAGTCGTATTCACCCCTTGAGGGAAGTAATTGGTCTCAAAGAAGTGTAAGACGACATCATAGAAACCCTCTCCAACCACCGTCCAAGCTCCTTTGAAGAAGCCAACTGAATACCCATCAGGGCCTGGAGCCTTTCCACCATCCATGGAGAACAGAACACGTCTCACTTCCTCCCTGCCAATAGGCGACTAGAGGGCCTGGCAACACTCCTCAGTCCATCTAAACTGAACAATCTCCTCAATACAAGTAGAGAGCTCTCTGTAGCTAATATTCTGAGAACGCAGActatctttgaaataattaactacCACCTGAGTCACCTGATCATGGTTAGTCAATCGATTTCCATCTGGGTCAATAACTGATTTCAAAGCATTGCTGCTCTGCCTTGATCGAACAGATCGATGAAAAAAGGCAGTATTCTTGTCATCTAGCTTCAACCATCTGACTCACGATTTCTGGCACATAGCGGCTTCCTCCACTCTAACCGCTTTCCAAAAGTTTACCCTGGCTAAGCTCGCGTGATTACTCACCTCCTCCGATAGAGACTtcgtctccatctctctttgaGCTCAGTCCATGGTATCATTGGCAAGATGAGCATCCTCACTGATGGTCCGGATATGCCTACCAAAATGCCTGCGAAGAATCGAGGAGATtaccccaccggttctagcaaggcctattaccatatttcataccaaagaaagaaaaaaaaggcttgTAAATgcaaaccataaaaatgtgagacaatcaacaactataaaaaaaacatatgcaatatgcattgaaaaaagcacataaaaattagagagtcAAATCGATTaagtcaagtagaatgtgttgagtttcCCTAACTATTAGTTGCTTTTGTGggaaattttcacttttggcctaaccaaaactagaccaCCTATTCTTAGCGTTCTATAACATAgcatcaagtttgattgagggctttaaaaagaggaggaatcctccccaaACCACGGAAGGGGGAAAATGAGGGTCGTCACTCTGAAGgaagcagtcaaacttagcattgagtttgattggaggctttgaaaagaggaggaatctgATAAACCCCCTATATTATATCTGTACAGCGGAAGAGggacaaagaaattaaaaaaaaatatcacgtGCACATGAATAGCATGTGCTTTCAAAGTGTTTTGGCATAATAGAAGTGAAtaacaactttcaatttagaactacaatatcaaatttgaggtCTCTTGAATTTAGATGCCTACTAGAAGAGTGCAAATGGTTTATTAGGACATCTCGTTATAAGAAGCGCGAGTTGTGGATGctatgaaaatacatttatgaacATGACTGTTCATTGAAATActagtttttttgttattaaggaatgtccttcaaatgctttcgctttatgtttttttgtttttcctttgtacacgaggttgtttaaaaattttgtgatgGAACTGAGTTTTACGAActgttgttttgtaaatagtacttttaaagttttggttatttgaagTAGGGCCCGaacttaagtttgttttctttgatcgtatgatttcaagtgaattttactatattttgtgtcaatCCACGGTCTCTTTGTCAAAAACTAATGACTTCAACTTAGTTataaaagttgggtcgttacgACAAAATTTAAGTATTAATGTAAGAATTATGTACTTCTTCATTATAAAGATcgatagtttaaagtttttgacgAAAATTTACATGGAATTACACGATCAGTTACCATTATCAATTACACGATAAGAAGAGCGAGTTGTGGATGctatgaaaatacatttatgaacATGACTGTTCATTGAATACTAGTTGTCACATGCAAGCTTCTTCAACAGTAATTGACAGTTGCTTGATAGATGAGTTCAGGTTCATGTCTACTGATCGTTTCATTCCAAAAGCAATTGTGCATAAGGCATGTACAAATCTTGGAGTTAATATAAGTTAGCAGAAAGCTTGGAGGCCAAAAGAACACAtagtaaagatattaaaaggtGACACAGTTAAATCATACATGTTGATTCCAAGGTTCTTTGATAAATTGGTTAAATCTATCTCAGGTATAATGagtttcatatatagaatgatgacatcaaattgtgtagacagtgtaaatttagtttttaaagatcTTAGAGAACTACCTGTAGCTACCATGCTTAGTTCAATTAGAGATGTattgcaaaagtggtttgatgaaagaagtaaagctacttttacaatgaagAGTTGTTTGACTTCTTGGGCTGAGAACGTGttgcatttagaataaaatcaagaattttattggtaaggttttttttttttaatgtttgtatctcaggtagatataaatagattgctatttttgtctatcgatagagaaatataacaatttatgtgtgtttgtttcagatagatagagatagatagctatcaatgtctatttgtctctatttgtgcatgctttttttttttttaatttttctatatttgttttatgtattaggttgatccaattagtatgactaaatacaaagtaatggatgatacaaaatgataatgtgattcatttatattggttctaatttgaaatattcaaatttattttggaaattagtataattagtataatatacagtgatacattataatataaagtttatatgttaatgaaactttattatataaatttaatttagttatgagataaagttatattagaatatgattcaaatttaacttaagttaaatataaaatatttaatttagttattaattaattaatagtttagtttaatattatttaattaaatttgatttaattaaattaatataaaactataaggtattggagagatattcattcaataagatttaaatgaaatattaattaaatatgatttaattaattattaactaattgattaatggttaattagatagttgatttgaaacttctattaatttaatattttttaagttaatagaatCCTATGATTTTCTCTTACCCCGTCTCCtactcaatgaaagaaagagagttataaatatgtagaagaaaaacagcttttcttaaccaaaataaaatcgatgattttcttttatgcaaAATAGATTGTAACGACCTAATTTTTCGAATTAAGCTGAAGTTATTACTTTAAAACTAGATTCGTCCTTTAACCAtaagactttataatttaaaaaaatatattttttaacaacattaaagagtttttattcgggctctatttcaaataaaattttgaaagtgtaaaagtatcgataataaagaaagttcaagaacataaaagtcgttcaatcatgaaacccaaaacagtctcaattactaaagaaaccaaaataaaaaaaatataaagtataagcaatttgaaggacatttccCTATGGCAGTTTCgcggaaaaagattaaacataaaagggtgagtataaacatacccagtaagagacccactactgatcttgttagaagaaaaataaaattgttaacttcctattggagGTGCCCTGCACTTTAAAAGTCTTGTGATCATGTAGaaatacacataatcagtccaATGCCCTAAAGGacacaaatattagtctagtgCTCTTCAGAAAGCACATGTAAGTCTAGTGCTTTCGAAGAatgcacatatcagtctattgctctcgaagaatgcacatgtcattctagtgctctcgaagaatgcacaacaggtggtgatcccgtaggacacctgcaaggcacactacccaatcgacaaagctaacaattttcccttagtccgttataaacatttaatcaatccatTCCTAGTATAGTCAAACTACTTCATCATTGTAAAGCCCCaaaggtaaaaatatatatatatatacatttttttatttttttatatatttttatttaatttaaataaaaagaaaagaaaaagaaaattctttattatatatttttttttcttttcttttttctttttcttttctttttcttttcttttctctcttctccttcctccccGTGCGCCCTTCCCCTTCTCTCCGTTCGCAGCTCAGCAACCGCCGCCGCAGCCCAGCAACCGCCACCCCGAGACTTCTCTTCTTTcgtttctctttctctttctcttttcttcttccgcCCAGCGCCGCGACCGACCCCCATCCGTTCGCAGCAACCGCCGACCTCcattcctcttctccttccgttCGCAGCAAGCCGCCGACCATCTTCCGCCGGCcatctccttcttctcttctcctctccGCTCCGTCCAAACCCAGCCTCACCGCCGCGTCTCCCCTACTGAAGCCGAACGCCCGATCTGCCGTCTCCATCTCCGGTTCACAAAGCAACCTTGCAGCAGTCGTCCCGCGCGCCGATCTGCCGTCTCCATCTCCGGTTCGCGAAGCAACCTTGCAGCAGTCGTCCCGCGCGCCGATCTGCCGTCTCCATCGCCGgttctgtctccgtcgaagccacGGTTCTGCAACCGTCTCCGCCGGTTCTGTCTCCGTCGACCACGCTCCTCGCTCACAACCGCCGCTCCACCTGCTATCAACGTCGGCCGACTAGTTGCTGTAACCGTTCAGATTTACTGTAACCGTTCAGATTTGTTGTAACCGTTCAGATTCGCGGTCTGTTCGCGCGACGGTCTCCATCCGTGAAGCTCAGCCGCCACGTTCCCTTTGGCCGATCGCTGACCGAcccacacttaggattttTGCTGCGAGTTCGACATTCGTGCGTTGAGGTGTTGGGAGTAACGTTAGGCTCCCTTACATTCAAAACCTGTTTGTGAATTGTTGAAGGTTCAGTTCGCCAATATATCGGTGAGTTGGAACTTACGTTGAGGAAAGTAAGTGACATATGTATCGTGATGCTTAGGATTGTTTCGAGGACGTTAGTTGATTAAGGAGCTTCcctaactttgaggtaagggattttctactggactcacttaTGACTGTGAATTGTATGTGTTAAATGTATACTgtggattgactgaaaatatatatgaatgcatatgaattgaagtagacttgacGTCGAATGTATAtcgtgattgtcatggaatatatatataagtgtgtgtatgtggacaggacgaagattgtagattgtgtttgtatgagatgcagatgtgaacttgtgattttcgtttagattgggtgtacgTTACgttaaagtatgactgtgtgctgatgaactgaggggtgtgttgactgtatagtttgattgactgatgtattagcatattattgacagacatatgactgaagtaaaataagttgactgttaggacgttgaaagaaagaactttgtgttttgaagtaattgaaagatggattgaatggaatgaggggaaaattgttagattgtattgggatgtgtaccttgtaggtgtcccacggaatcaccaatttattgtgcaccttcgggagcattagactgatatgtgtttcttcagaacactagactgatatgtacgtccctcggggcgttagactgagatgtgtatcctacgggatcacaagactgcgactgtacatggtgtcccaatagaacgttaacaatttattttcccctgacgggacagtagagggtctcttactgagtatttaaatactcacccttcttatgtttaattttcaggcaaaggtaataaaagcggcaaaccggcgaggggcaggaaggaagcgtgactGCCATAGGAAATATGTtgtttgcttccgcttatgggttcttgtgaggtttaagatgaattgaaagtttgctTACAAACGTTTATTGTAAAtagtattgtttttatgttttcttaaatgtttgaaattcaGGCCTGACTTAaagatgtttttaaattagcttacgttttgttttatattaatcaaagtcttttatttgtaaaaaaaattaatgacctcgacttacttagaaaagttgggtcgttacaatcatatcatcaatccaACTTAACACACTTACGTTCAATCTATTCAATCTATCACAAAATCAGTTGATACTATAACAACACACCAGAcagtcaagatatatatatatacataacacctttctcagtttacaaatacattatccaTCGTATCTACTTCTATACTAGTCTggcataatatacatttgtcaTCATATCTACTTCTACATATTTGGTAAACCATACTAAGTCCAGAGATCCAAACAGTcaacacatttcaaaactttcaaagagtCCAGTAATAGAAACCCCTTACTTTAATGTTACTTAAATTTCTCGAACGAAGGAAACCTAATACTAAGAATATGGaactcaattactttcacaatactttctttcatttaatttcctcaaTGTAAATTCTAGCTTATCAAAGTATTGGCGAATCGAACTCCAACAAATCTACAATTTAGTTGTGAATCCAAAGAACTCAAACGCTAACTTCaagaatcaattaacaatttaactaattatccaaaactacaacccaaggataattacaatgtaaaacCACCACACTCACCAATACAACTTACcacaaaaatcccaaaaattagagtaaaatgggGGCAACAACTTCGAATAACTGGAATCGACGCGTGTAATAGATCAGATCtaatcaacaaacaaaaacaaacttcagCTTACAACCCATGGCTGGAAGGTGAAGAGCCGCGCGACGGCACTTCAACAGACGTGACGGGCTCAGGTCTGGTCGACGACTGCTTCAACTAAGTAACAACGCCGGTGAGATGATAGGTCAATCGGTGACGCTCCTCGTCACCTGGAGCAGAATGTGGTGGCGCGAACGTCGAAGGAGCTACGCGCGAATGAATCACAGCTTGGCTGGAAAACAGAGGTGAGACGCGATGCCGAGAGTTCGAACTCACGACGAACGGTGCTTCGGCTTCAACGGAGACGAAGGGATCGGTGACGACGTGGCCGGCTGACGTCCAagagtaatataaaatggctAAGGGAGGCAGGTGGCGGTGGGCacggggaagaggaagagtgaaggagaaagagatgggGTTGCACGTGAATCAATaaagaattgatattttaaattaataataacattaattctattattattattattatttaacctttagtattagtatattttttcataaaagccCCCTTCACTTCCTGCTAAATCCACACCACAACCAAATTccttaaaatcttaataaaatttaaaaaatttagcttgAGAGAAATACCTTGATATTGGGGGTGTTACatagtttctctctaaattttttttttcattccaattgttttccacaaaccaatctcatcttcgaagataggaaggtctccaaCGGGTGGTGTCCCCAATTCGGTGGATTATAGATTCAAAGACGTCAACAAGAGTAAGTTCTAtgaatcttttaatttaaaagcatatttagttctttatttagaactttgattctaaatattgtcaatgtactggtattttggaattttcaaattaaaattgatgaatggtTTTGTAAAGTCTTTCACTGCCAAgagcttttatccctttagGGCACACATACCAATTAAACTAATGCAAGACCTTTGACAGTAGTTAATGGTAGCATCTCACAAAGTGGAAGTGGTTGGCTTACCAAcggaagattttcaatcatttctagCAGTCCCTTTTCTGTTTGAGTATGACCTTCCATATTTTCTGCTATATTACTTATAGTTAATATCAAATGTGCATCTCTGCCATATATGCTAATATCACTGCCTGACTACTCTTGATGTTGAGGcgttgttcatttttgttccctacacagaaaagaaaaaaaattattgttgtttatttataatctaagcaattttaaacaatataaagcgGTAACTAATGAATTAAACACTAACTGTTGAGTTTCTACAGTAGATTCTTGAAGATGTGACTCTTGAACAAATGGATTCTCATGGATGAtcacatgtttgttattttgatggtcatcATTCTTGTCCAGATTGTGATGACTAGAATCATCACGAAGATCATCATACATGTTgttaatatcatcaaacaattgattctGGTTCtagtatagaaagaaaaaaggataataaaaaaaatagttacaaaatgatcgtgtatccttaagcaaacaatcgtgtagaatATCTAAACGGTTGTTTTACCAAGGGTGATCGATATTTCAGATGGGATATGCGATCGTTCATATATGTGATATGCGATCGTGTAAAGATATATCAAAACCTTTGTTCTGTCAGAAGTCGTGCTAAGAAGAGTTGAAAGCTTGTAATAAGATCCATCAAAACTGAAAGATTTTACATCAACACGTTCCTGACACAGTACTGCAGTATCAATGAGCATCAAATTACGTGAGATacatattagaaaatatctaactgcttagttaattttttatggacaTCAAATCACCTTTTTTTCAAGCTTAAGGAAGGAAATGTCGGCACTATATATGTCAGAGTTGTGCATTGCAATGGAAGTGCCAACACGAGGTGATACATGTGTGTCTTTCTGGGATGTAAATGCCACTCCCCGACTAGGACCAGCATAGTCTTAGGGAGAAACCATGCTAGGAATTGGAGTTGtgtcctcaatttcttcaaggacTTGAGCATTTCTTCTTACACTAGAATGTCTCTTGTTCAGAGAGTTTATAGGATTTCTCAAGGCCATTTTTGCATACTTAACAGCTCTTGACAACGGTAGAGAGTCTAAATCTACACTTTCAGGGGCTTCCAACTCCACCACTCGCTGAGCCAAAGATAGAGACGAATCATTAATGATCCAGTAAGCAACATGAAACCTTGTAATTTTGGGGTCAATGGTAGTCCCTCCCATTACTAGCTCAACACTCAAACGGAGTCTcctgtataaaatataaaataatacagacacaaatagtgaatgaaatcttgtgacgtaacaaacataaattttatgtatactacaatttgactaaatattgaacaagaaaGCCCAAGGGAATACACAAAAATCcaacgtttttaggggtcaatttgaaaaatggcaaaactactttttcttttcaattttagcaaacaacagtttttgcacgtgcatggtattttataaaataccaaaatattcacattCTCCA includes the following:
- the LOC116405552 gene encoding uncharacterized protein LOC116405552, giving the protein MLIDTAVLCQERVDVKSFSFDGSYYKLSTLLSTTSDRTKNQNQLFDDINNMYDDLRDDSSHHNLDKNDDHQNNKHVIIHENPFVQESHLQESTVETQQEQK